One region of Glycine max cultivar Williams 82 chromosome 9, Glycine_max_v4.0, whole genome shotgun sequence genomic DNA includes:
- the LOC100778953 gene encoding 1-aminocyclopropane-1-carboxylate oxidase homolog 1: MALEAVNDRKAEVQAFDDSKTGVKGVLDSGVTKIPTMFHVKLDSTHTSPTHSNFTIPIIDLQNINSNSTLHAEVVDQLRSASQKWGFFQVINHGVPVEVLDEMISGIRRFHEQDAEARKPFYSRDSSKKVRYFSNGKLFRDMAGTWRDTIAFDVNPDPPNPQDIPAVCRDIVAEYSKQVKALGTTIFELLSEALGLDPSYLEEMDCTKALYVMGQYYPKCPEPELTMGISKHTDCDFITILLQDQIGGLQVLHENHWVNAPPVRGALVVNIGDILQLMTNDKFISVYHRVLLRNMGPRISVATFFMNFTISKCTSKSYGPIKELLSEENPPVYRDMNMKEILTNYYAKGLDGSSYLLPLRL; this comes from the exons ATGGCATTAGAGGCAGTTAATGACAGAAAAGCTGAAGTTCAAGCATTTGATGATTCTAAAACGGGTGTAAAAGGTGTCCTAGATTCTGGGGTAACAAAGATCCCTACCATGTTCCATGTCAAGTTAGACTCAACTCACACCTCACCAACTCACTCCAACTTCACCATCCCAATCATAGATCTTCAGAACATAAACAGCAATTCAACTCTGCATGCTGAAGTGGTTGACCAGCTTAGGAGTGCATCTCAGAAGTGGGGATTTTTCCAAGTGATCAATCATGGCGTTCCTGTGGAGGTTTTGGATGAGATGATCAGTGGAATCCGCAGGTTTCATGAGCAAGATGCTGAGGCAAGGAAGCCCTTTTACTCGAGAGATAGCAGTAAGAAAGTCAGGTATTTTTCTAATGGGAAGCTGTTCAGAGACATGGCTGGTACTTGGAGGGACACAATTGCATTTGATGTGAATCCTGATCCCCCAAACCCACAAGATATACCAGCAGTGTGTAG AGATATTGTGGCTGAATATTCAAAACAAGTAAAAGCGTTAGGTACCACGATCTTTGAGCTACTGTCAGAGGCTCTTGGCCTTGATCCTTCTTACCTTGAAGAAATGGACTGCACTAAAGCACTTTATGTTATGGGTCAGTACTATCCAAAATGCCCTGAACCAGAATTAACTATGGGAATTTCAAAGCACACTGATTGTGACTTCATAACAATACTTTTGCAAGATCAGATTGGTGGTCTTCAAGTTCTTCATGAGAATCATTGGGTTAATGCTCCTCCAGTGCGAGGAGCTCTTGTTGTCAACATTGGAGATATTCTGCAG CTTATGACTAATGACAAGTTCATCAGTGTTTATCACCGGGTCTTGTTGAGGAATATGGGCCCTAGAATTTCTGTAGCAACCTTCTTCATGAATTTTACCATATCTAAATGTACATCGAAGAGTTATGGTCCAATAAAGGAATTGTTATCAGAAGAAAACCCCCCAGTCTATAGGGACATGAATATGAAAGAAATCTTGACAAATTATTATGCAAAAGGCCTTGATGGGAGCTCCTACTTGCTGCCTTTAAGGTTGTGA